One Nitrospina watsonii DNA segment encodes these proteins:
- a CDS encoding DUF4384 domain-containing protein, with protein sequence MRHNLRSIGLFICLLGLAGCAGSVQPGASQDNASADDLAKLRKLEQMEQRTACPPEPGWVLGKGHPNFPSAKYLIGVGISAESPSGAKDTATAELAKNIKVNIQSVMKDFVSTEGTYAESAVKTVVDAALEGVERKDGYFDKCRNQYYALVVMDRELEAGKLQQRIAATESILKQHLDQGREAENKGELIQALSHYLEGYELAPTLVPQRSTLAVIARSAPSGDQALELSQGAFRNHATNLIRNVRLDAVSGDKQTIKSFQLPADALVAAAYIQTDFGNVALKGLPIRFQFEKGQGTLNESVNTNEEGQARASVVKIDNYEADLHRIAVRLDYDRLASGINPRFKDSFLAPLQHKGATFHYTIQKIEGFSGKSHAWRQGLVRLAETVIKNVKPDTTPVVGVIQFEDTRSKKVTPFTEILVEDFKAILAQAGNLSLKEIALVRDAETDPHAMAKEHQLDFYVNGSYRMERAGLQIIAKLIDVQSNTYLGSGSVLMDRGAISPEDLKVLETSPSSGSSGIKDADEEYRQELDKLVYAQPKNAQFAVQVWTNQKEYEIGDQIVFSVKAERDSYLTLFDIGSGGDATVIFPNAFHKDNFIRAGRTYEIPAPEYGFKFNIEGPAGLERVKAIATLEPGLPVDLDLAKGFHTFKRGSREGTRDISIIADTFTQGTDHNWAESHTEIFIFKRNDTYTRGIRKIPIKEDPEKPIDMIGTFGREPAR encoded by the coding sequence ATGCGCCACAACTTGCGATCCATAGGCCTTTTCATCTGCCTGCTCGGGCTGGCAGGCTGCGCCGGGAGCGTGCAACCGGGGGCCAGCCAGGACAACGCCAGCGCCGACGATCTGGCGAAACTCCGCAAACTGGAACAGATGGAACAACGCACCGCCTGCCCGCCGGAACCGGGCTGGGTGCTGGGCAAGGGCCATCCCAATTTCCCCTCCGCCAAATACCTCATCGGCGTCGGCATTTCCGCCGAAAGTCCGTCGGGTGCGAAAGACACGGCCACCGCCGAGTTGGCCAAGAACATCAAGGTCAACATCCAGTCGGTGATGAAGGATTTCGTCAGCACCGAAGGCACCTACGCCGAGTCCGCCGTCAAGACCGTGGTCGATGCGGCGCTGGAAGGCGTCGAACGCAAGGACGGCTATTTCGACAAATGCCGCAACCAGTATTACGCGCTGGTGGTCATGGACCGCGAACTGGAAGCGGGCAAACTGCAACAACGCATCGCCGCCACCGAATCCATCCTCAAGCAGCATCTCGACCAGGGCCGGGAAGCCGAGAACAAGGGCGAGCTGATTCAAGCCCTGTCGCATTACCTTGAAGGCTATGAACTGGCCCCGACCCTGGTGCCGCAGCGCAGCACGCTGGCGGTCATTGCCCGCTCCGCACCGTCCGGCGACCAGGCGCTGGAACTCAGCCAGGGCGCGTTCCGCAACCACGCGACAAACCTCATCCGCAATGTGCGGCTGGATGCGGTCTCCGGCGACAAGCAGACCATCAAGTCGTTCCAACTGCCTGCCGACGCGCTGGTGGCGGCGGCGTACATCCAGACCGATTTCGGCAACGTGGCGCTCAAGGGCTTGCCCATCCGGTTTCAGTTCGAGAAGGGCCAGGGCACGCTCAACGAAAGCGTCAACACCAATGAAGAGGGCCAGGCCCGTGCCTCGGTGGTGAAGATCGACAACTACGAAGCCGACCTGCACCGCATTGCCGTCAGGCTCGATTACGACCGGCTGGCCTCGGGCATCAATCCCCGGTTCAAGGACAGCTTCCTGGCGCCGCTGCAACACAAGGGCGCGACCTTCCATTACACCATCCAGAAGATCGAGGGCTTCTCCGGCAAATCGCACGCCTGGCGGCAGGGGCTGGTGCGGTTGGCGGAAACGGTCATCAAGAACGTGAAACCGGACACCACCCCCGTGGTTGGCGTCATTCAATTCGAGGACACGCGCAGCAAGAAGGTGACGCCGTTCACCGAAATCCTGGTCGAGGATTTCAAGGCCATCCTGGCGCAGGCGGGCAACCTGTCGCTCAAGGAGATCGCCTTGGTGCGCGACGCGGAGACGGATCCGCATGCGATGGCGAAAGAGCATCAACTCGATTTTTATGTCAATGGATCGTACCGCATGGAACGCGCCGGCTTGCAGATCATTGCCAAGCTCATCGACGTGCAGTCCAACACCTACCTCGGTTCGGGCAGCGTGCTGATGGATCGCGGCGCCATCAGTCCGGAAGATTTGAAAGTGCTGGAGACCTCGCCGTCGTCCGGTTCCAGCGGCATCAAGGATGCGGATGAAGAATACCGGCAGGAGCTCGACAAGCTGGTGTATGCCCAGCCGAAGAACGCCCAGTTCGCGGTGCAGGTGTGGACCAACCAGAAGGAATACGAGATCGGCGACCAGATCGTGTTTTCCGTGAAAGCGGAACGCGACAGCTACCTGACCCTGTTCGACATCGGTTCCGGCGGCGACGCCACGGTGATCTTCCCCAATGCGTTTCACAAGGACAACTTCATCCGTGCCGGACGCACCTATGAAATCCCGGCGCCGGAGTACGGCTTCAAGTTCAACATCGAAGGCCCCGCCGGGTTGGAACGGGTGAAGGCGATTGCCACGCTCGAGCCGGGTCTGCCGGTGGATCTGGATCTGGCCAAAGGCTTTCATACGTTCAAGCGCGGCAGCCGCGAAGGCACGCGCGACATTTCCATCATCGCCGACACGTTCACGCAGGGGACGGATCACAATTGGGCGGAGTCGCACACGGAAATATTTATTTTCAAGCGGAACGACACCTACACGCGCGGCATTCGCAAGATTCCGATCAAAGAAGATCCGGAAAAACCGATCGACATGATCGGCACCTTCGGCCGCGAACCGGCTCGCTGA
- a CDS encoding sigma 54-interacting transcriptional regulator encodes MLRLRELVLGLIGAGLTGLLLWSLPNLVQSWEWKTLDLRFQWRGALATDPNLVLIEADDQSAVTFGRWPWKRTVHAHLVETLHDQKTKTVVYDVLFALKGNSLEDRALEEAVKIAGNVVFPVAVRLMEKRKPYAPDHSDTGLPWPGLERPLESRRYFHANRAIFPLASLAEHVQGLGHIATNRDADGIIRRVPLLVRYHKQLVPSLAFQGVLAYLNVSPENVVPGNRAILIRNARFPGSTVPRDIEIPVDEQGQMLINYAGRWGETFQHVSMSAVLERPQPGELATGPSVTLENKLALVANTISGYDAKPVPVEKDFPGVGVHANILNTLLTGNFLKETSTAFNLLLVLALSLATAQVLSVRYYALQVVLVAALLAAYAFTAAYLFHSHLVLPVVAPLAAIVVTTLWVSLYNASTEKEAAEKMTHTAQMLSGEKQKVEAHLENLSRDLTSQQQEMDALQQQYQQEKVQLENRIHDLRLHSGLGTSLNRLTQPLFQECREHGIVTLEDAVAETFRELKQVAPNASSVLLLGESGTGKELFARALHRLSGRPGRFVALNLAACPEGLVESELFGHVKGAFTGATSDKPGRFREAEGGTLFLDEIGEVHADIQVKLLRVLQEKEVQPVGGERTFTVDVRVVSATNKDLKAEMEVGRFRGDLYYRLNTIPFTLHPLRERPKDIELLAWHFMDRYKHRYGRNINGISKKAMDALKAHAWPGNVREFENVIERGVTLADGTVIQEKDLQLKSEMETAAAPKPPSGARAPDRDEVFLDTLRRNQFEINATANHLEVSRNTVASRFKGICFQRLVDSGNDPAQAARAIAGETPHYEFVSQKLDEYYQNLVKDSAAWEDVEAAAADALKRSRNVPTAYHPAIAQLVRDRFQQDHA; translated from the coding sequence ATGCTGAGACTCCGGGAGTTGGTACTGGGACTGATCGGGGCCGGGCTCACCGGCCTGCTGCTGTGGAGCCTGCCCAACCTGGTTCAGTCCTGGGAATGGAAAACCCTCGATCTGCGTTTCCAGTGGCGCGGCGCGCTGGCGACCGACCCGAACCTGGTGTTGATCGAAGCCGACGATCAAAGCGCCGTCACCTTCGGCCGCTGGCCGTGGAAACGCACGGTCCACGCCCACCTCGTTGAAACCCTGCACGACCAAAAAACCAAAACGGTGGTGTACGACGTGCTGTTTGCGTTGAAGGGCAATTCGCTGGAAGACCGCGCTCTCGAAGAGGCGGTCAAGATCGCGGGCAACGTGGTGTTTCCGGTGGCGGTGCGTCTGATGGAGAAACGCAAACCGTACGCGCCCGATCACAGCGACACCGGTTTGCCCTGGCCGGGCCTGGAGCGGCCGCTGGAATCACGCCGTTATTTTCATGCCAACCGCGCCATCTTTCCGCTGGCCTCGCTGGCGGAGCATGTGCAGGGGCTGGGTCACATCGCCACCAACCGCGATGCCGACGGCATCATCCGCCGCGTGCCGTTGCTGGTGCGCTACCACAAACAACTGGTGCCGTCGTTGGCGTTTCAGGGCGTGCTGGCTTACCTCAATGTATCGCCTGAAAACGTGGTGCCCGGCAACCGCGCCATCCTGATCCGGAACGCGCGCTTTCCGGGCAGCACGGTGCCACGTGATATCGAAATCCCGGTGGACGAGCAGGGGCAGATGCTCATCAACTACGCCGGGCGCTGGGGGGAGACCTTTCAGCATGTATCGATGTCCGCCGTGCTGGAGCGGCCGCAACCGGGGGAACTGGCAACCGGCCCTTCGGTCACATTGGAAAACAAACTGGCGCTCGTCGCCAACACCATTTCGGGCTACGACGCCAAACCGGTGCCGGTGGAAAAAGATTTTCCCGGCGTCGGCGTGCACGCCAACATCCTCAACACCCTGCTCACCGGCAATTTTCTGAAAGAAACCTCTACCGCGTTCAACCTGCTGCTGGTGCTGGCGTTGAGTCTGGCCACGGCGCAGGTGCTGTCGGTGCGTTATTACGCGTTGCAGGTGGTGCTGGTGGCGGCGCTGCTGGCGGCGTATGCGTTCACCGCCGCGTACCTGTTTCACTCGCATCTGGTGTTGCCGGTGGTGGCTCCGCTGGCGGCCATCGTCGTCACCACGCTGTGGGTGTCTCTCTACAACGCATCGACGGAAAAAGAAGCCGCCGAGAAGATGACGCACACCGCGCAGATGCTGTCCGGTGAAAAACAGAAAGTGGAAGCGCATCTGGAAAACCTGTCGCGCGACCTGACCTCGCAGCAGCAGGAGATGGATGCGTTGCAGCAGCAGTACCAGCAGGAAAAAGTGCAGTTGGAAAACCGCATTCACGATCTGCGCCTGCACAGCGGACTCGGCACCTCGCTCAACCGGCTCACGCAGCCCCTGTTTCAGGAATGCCGCGAGCACGGCATCGTCACCCTGGAAGACGCGGTGGCGGAGACCTTCCGCGAACTCAAACAGGTTGCGCCGAACGCATCCAGCGTCCTGTTGCTCGGCGAGTCGGGAACGGGCAAGGAACTGTTCGCCCGCGCCCTGCACCGGTTGAGTGGCCGTCCGGGACGTTTCGTCGCCCTCAACCTGGCCGCGTGCCCGGAAGGGTTGGTGGAAAGCGAACTGTTCGGCCACGTCAAGGGCGCGTTCACCGGCGCGACCTCGGACAAACCGGGGCGCTTTCGCGAGGCCGAAGGCGGCACACTGTTTCTCGATGAGATCGGCGAGGTCCATGCCGACATCCAGGTCAAGCTGCTGCGCGTGTTGCAGGAAAAGGAAGTGCAGCCGGTCGGCGGCGAGCGGACATTTACGGTCGATGTGCGCGTGGTCTCCGCCACCAATAAGGACCTCAAGGCGGAAATGGAAGTGGGACGCTTCCGCGGCGATCTCTATTACCGGCTCAATACGATTCCGTTCACGCTGCATCCCTTGCGCGAACGGCCGAAAGACATCGAACTGCTCGCCTGGCATTTCATGGACCGCTACAAGCATCGCTATGGACGCAACATCAACGGCATTTCCAAAAAAGCCATGGACGCGCTCAAGGCTCATGCCTGGCCGGGCAACGTGCGTGAGTTCGAAAATGTCATCGAACGCGGCGTGACGCTGGCGGACGGCACCGTCATTCAGGAAAAAGACCTGCAACTGAAAAGCGAGATGGAAACGGCAGCGGCTCCGAAACCTCCGTCAGGCGCGAGGGCCCCGGACAGGGATGAGGTGTTCCTCGACACCCTGCGCCGCAATCAGTTCGAGATCAACGCCACGGCCAACCACCTGGAAGTCAGCCGCAACACCGTGGCCAGCCGCTTCAAAGGCATCTGTTTTCAACGCCTCGTTGACAGCGGGAACGACCCGGCTCAGGCGGCGCGGGCGATCGCCGGCGAGACGCCGCATTATGAGTTCGTGTCGCAGAAGCTGGATGAGTATTATCAGAATCTCGTCAAGGACAGCGCTGCCTGGGAAGACGTCGAGGCCGCCGCCGCCGATGCGCTCAAACGCTCGCGCAACGTGCCCACCGCTTACCACCCCGCCATCGCGCAACTGGTGCGCGACCGTTTCCAGCAAGACCACGCTTGA
- a CDS encoding ABC transporter ATP-binding protein, giving the protein MSESMKPESVLTAAGVSMRYRTRTGLLKRFEHTALNNISFALERGETLGVVGRNGSGKSSLLRILAGIIAPTSGAIECPLGVRRALLSLGLGFRPDLSGRDNALLGSMLQGADKREALAFLPDIHEFSELGGFFDKPMRTYSAGMRARLGFSTALKVNVEILLIDEVLSVGDVHFRHKAEKAMLDKIHGRQTVVFVSNNPEQVNTICGRAIWLEEGRIQAEGAAEQVTAEYRRFIKTLDEKTGL; this is encoded by the coding sequence ATGAGCGAATCGATGAAACCGGAAAGCGTGTTGACGGCCGCCGGCGTCTCCATGCGTTACAGGACGCGCACCGGCCTGCTGAAACGGTTCGAGCACACGGCGCTGAACAACATCTCGTTTGCGCTGGAGCGGGGCGAGACCCTGGGCGTGGTCGGGCGCAACGGCTCGGGAAAAAGTTCGCTCCTTCGCATTCTCGCGGGTATCATTGCACCGACGTCGGGGGCGATCGAATGCCCGCTTGGCGTGCGGCGCGCGTTGTTGTCGCTGGGGCTGGGGTTCCGGCCGGACCTTTCCGGACGCGACAACGCCCTGCTGGGGTCCATGCTTCAGGGCGCAGACAAGCGCGAGGCGCTGGCGTTTCTGCCGGACATCCACGAGTTTTCCGAGTTGGGCGGATTTTTCGACAAGCCCATGCGGACCTACTCCGCGGGCATGCGCGCGCGGCTGGGGTTTTCCACGGCGCTCAAGGTGAATGTCGAGATTCTGCTCATCGACGAGGTGCTGAGCGTGGGCGACGTGCATTTCCGCCACAAGGCGGAAAAGGCCATGCTGGACAAGATCCACGGACGGCAGACCGTGGTGTTCGTGTCCAACAACCCGGAGCAGGTGAACACAATCTGCGGGCGGGCGATCTGGCTGGAGGAAGGACGGATTCAGGCGGAAGGGGCGGCGGAACAGGTGACCGCCGAATACCGTCGGTTCATCAAAACGCTCGATGAGAAAACGGGATTGTGA
- a CDS encoding NUDIX hydrolase produces the protein MKSIGTDSPPYKLKKRKQVAENTRFNIYFDHLVGAEEVDVPNYLVVSPKRFVADGYSGVAILPVIEGKIALLKIYRHAIKDWSWEIPRGFVEPGEDLVESVARELFEETGLRCAEDNILPLGSLHPDAGTLSARIQLFAGIGCEVEQPYRATEIGHACMEFFEIDALQQRIHGNDIQDPSTLIAIFRYLHMDDAPPGPE, from the coding sequence ATGAAATCGATTGGCACCGACAGCCCGCCGTACAAATTAAAAAAACGCAAACAGGTCGCCGAAAACACGCGGTTCAACATTTATTTCGACCACCTTGTCGGCGCAGAGGAAGTCGATGTGCCCAACTACCTCGTCGTGTCGCCGAAACGCTTCGTCGCCGATGGTTACAGCGGGGTCGCCATTCTGCCGGTGATCGAGGGCAAAATCGCACTGCTCAAGATTTACCGGCATGCCATCAAGGACTGGTCGTGGGAAATTCCGCGCGGCTTTGTGGAACCGGGCGAGGATCTGGTGGAATCGGTGGCGCGGGAACTGTTCGAGGAAACCGGGCTGCGCTGCGCCGAAGACAACATCCTCCCGCTGGGGTCGCTGCATCCGGACGCAGGCACGCTGTCGGCGCGCATCCAGCTGTTCGCCGGCATCGGTTGCGAAGTCGAACAACCTTACCGGGCCACGGAAATCGGCCACGCCTGCATGGAATTTTTCGAGATCGATGCCCTGCAACAGCGCATCCACGGCAACGACATTCAGGACCCGTCCACGCTGATCGCCATTTTCCGTTACCTCCATATGGACGATGCGCCGCCCGGACCGGAATGA
- a CDS encoding ABC transporter permease: MNVRRFFTLIDTQARLALKAEASRLYLSYLWWIIEPLLYVAVFYFVFEVLLNRGGEEFLLFLLCGKIPFLWFSKSVMTASNSIVQNKGLVGQLDLPKTLFPYASVQEGLYKQWAVFLVLFGVAAAYGYTPQLHWLWLLPLIFIEYILIMACALIGALCVSFAGDFRMLISMGMTFLLFTSGIFWDVRALGDPASMQMVLAYNPMAFLLDAYRQVLMKRAVYDVTHLMILAAVSGMLLYLMHGVFDRASKIIAAQVVDS, from the coding sequence ATGAATGTGCGCAGATTTTTCACTCTGATTGATACGCAGGCGCGGCTGGCGCTCAAGGCAGAGGCCTCCCGGCTGTATTTGAGCTACCTTTGGTGGATCATCGAGCCGCTGCTTTACGTTGCGGTATTTTATTTCGTTTTCGAGGTTCTACTTAATCGCGGAGGCGAGGAATTCCTGCTGTTCCTCCTGTGCGGAAAAATCCCGTTCCTGTGGTTTTCCAAATCCGTCATGACCGCCTCCAACAGCATCGTGCAGAACAAGGGGCTGGTCGGCCAGCTGGATCTGCCCAAAACCCTGTTCCCTTATGCTTCGGTCCAGGAGGGATTGTACAAACAGTGGGCGGTGTTTCTGGTGTTGTTCGGCGTTGCCGCCGCTTACGGCTACACTCCGCAGCTCCACTGGTTGTGGCTCCTGCCGCTGATTTTTATCGAATACATCCTGATCATGGCGTGCGCCCTGATCGGCGCCCTCTGCGTGAGTTTCGCCGGAGATTTCCGTATGCTCATCAGCATGGGCATGACGTTTCTCCTGTTCACCTCCGGTATTTTCTGGGACGTGCGCGCGCTGGGCGATCCCGCATCCATGCAGATGGTGCTGGCGTACAACCCGATGGCTTTTCTGCTCGACGCCTACCGCCAGGTGCTGATGAAGCGCGCCGTGTACGATGTGACGCATTTGATGATCCTTGCCGCGGTGTCCGGAATGCTCCTGTACCTTATGCATGGCGTGTTCGACAGAGCCAGCAAAATCATCGCCGCGCAGGTTGTGGACTCATGA